AATTGCGGGAACATCGCATGCCGGGCATCCACCGCCCGCAGTCCTGCAGCATCAACGCGCGCTTCGGCTGCAATGAGATCTGGCCGGCCGGCCAACACAGAAACGGGCGCGGTAATATCCGGCAGTGGTTGCGGCATAACAAGTCGCTCTGCACCAGCCGCATCTCCGGAAGGATAGCGACCAATCAGCACTTCCAGCGCACGCGCTGCATTTCGGGCCGTGCGCAAGGCGGTTTCCAGACGGTCTTCACTATTGGAAACAGCGACTTGCGCCAATCGAACATCTAGACGGGAAGCAAGTCCCGCGCGAAAACGGGCATTGGTAATCCGCAGCGTATCTTTGCGTCGTTCGAGATCGCTGGTCGCCAAGTCCAAGGAGATACGGGCAGCACTGCGATCATACCAAGCCTGTGCAACGGAAGCTGCGAGGGCCTGTCGGGCTGCCGCAAAATCAGCTGCTGCTGCCCTGGCGTCGGCATTGCCGGCGCGGGCCAGAGCTAGATTGCGACCCCAGATATCTGCCTCCCAACTGGCTTCTAGGGAGCCATCATAGACCGTAGCGGCATTTTCAGCATCAGTGGCTGTGCCGGACAAATCTATACGGGGGAACAGATCTGCCCGGGCAACACGCATGGCCGCGCGCGACGCGCGGAGTCTGGCCAACACAGCTTGCAAATTGCGATTATTGGCAAACGCCTCCTGAACCGCGCTTTCCAGGTCCGTATCCCCAAATTGTTTGATCCAACCATTGCTGATGTTTCCGGGCTGTGAACCATTGGCATCAGTCAGCGTCAGGTCGGGCCGCGACGCCCAGCCATCCGGCGCGGTCGGAACAGCTGCAAGATCAAGGTCGGGGCCACCGCGCACGGCACATGCCGACAAGGACAGGAGCAAGAAAATCGGCAATATACGCATATTCACGCCGGTCATCCTGCAGATTGCTCTGGTTCGGCTTTTGGTTTCTTGCCATCATCCCAGGTCACGTTCTGACCATCGCGCAGTCGTTCACCTCCCCGCACCACAATCATGTCACCAGCGGCAATCTGCCCCGAAATGGCGACGCGGTCGCCGGCTGGTTCGCCAACTTGCACGTTAACACGCTTGGCGGTTTTATCTTTGGGATTCACTACATAGATGAAGATGCCGCTATCCCGCAGAACCAGTGCATCACGCGGAGCCGTCAGGACATCGCGCTCTATCCCCGTAGGTACGGTAATCGAAATGGCGCTTCCCATTTTGAGATTATGGGATCCCATTGGCGCGCGTACCTCTACCGTCCGGCTGACTTCATCACCGGTTTCGATAACTGTGCGTACCCGAGAAGCCCTTTGTTCTCCGTCCGCAAGAATGGTGACCTCTTGTCCGGTCGACAACGAACCGGCGACAGCAATGGGTACACGGACGCGGGCTTCCGAGCCTTCTCTTCCAACAATTCGTGCAATTTCACGGCCGGGCGTTGCATATTCGCCGACTTCAATGCGACGTTCGACCATCTGTCCTGCAAAAGGTGCACGGATGCGGGTACGGGCAAGATCGACTTGCGCTGTTTCCAGGGCAACCTTTGCGGCAGCCAGACGTGCACGGGTTTGATCACGGGTAGAAATGGCTTCATCTAGAGAGGCTTCGGATTCCGCTTCTTCTTCAAGCAATTGCTGCAATCTCCCAACCAAGCGGTTCTGGTAGGTAAGATCCGATTGCAAACGCGCAACTTCTGCACGGGCTTGATCTCTGGCCAAACGGATAGTGCGATCATCAATGACCGCGATGACCGTGCCTCGACGCACTCGCGCTCCGATATTGAGTGTGGTCTGTATCCGCCCGGCGACTTCCGAGGCGACAACAGAATCGCGATTGGCGACAATATCACCTGGCGCAGTAAAATTCGGCGTGAGCGCCAATTTTTCGATTTTTGCAAGTGTGACAATGGCAGGCGGTGGGCCACCCTGACCGGGTCCGCCCTGGCCTTCCGCAGCGTTAGATGCAAAGAACAGGAAATATATGAGTGTAACCAACAGCAGCGCGCCGCCGATTAATACCCAACGAAGATTGTCGCGGATCATTTGGGGTAATGCAAAACTCATTCAGCAGGCTCCGGCATTAATCCGCCGCCAAAGTCTGGCTCAGGCTCTGGGGATTTTTTGGGTTTGTCAGGACGGTCGGGTTTGTTCGGTTTGTCTTTCTTTGCCGATCCCAGCTGGATAAGCGCTGGCAGCAAGACCAACGTGAAAATTGTCGAAACCAAAACTCCGCCGACAATTATGACTGCAAGACCACGATATATCGCGCTGCCTGGACCGGGAACCAAAGCCAGCGGAAGCATCCCCATGACCGACGTACCAGTCGTCATCAATATGGGCCGCAGGCGCAAACGTAATGCTGTGCGAGCGGCTTCTGACCGGTTCATGCCTTCGCGTTCACTCTCGCGGGCCTGCGCCATCAGCAAAATCGCATTGTTCACAACAATACCCAGTAAGATGACAAAGCCGATCATGCCCAGCAGATCGAGCGGTGTGGGTTTGACCAGATTCAGTATTTGGATCGCGATGACACCGCCAACAGTGGCAAGGGGCAGGGCAATGATCACCAATGCTGCATCGCGGGCAGAACGAAAAACAGAAGCCATGATCACAAACAACAAAGCCGCAGCTAGAATGAAGTTTGTGCTGAGTGATTTTATTGCTTTGATCAATGCGTCTGCGTCGCCGCCATAGCGCAAGGTACCGCCGGTTTGCAGGGCATCGCGAATGGCGGGCTCCGCCGAGGTTTCGATGATTTCCAAAGCCTCACCCAAAGCCATGCCTGGCGGGGGGCTGATGTTAAGCGCTACGGTTTTACGTCCATCCACATGGCGGATCTGTGTTGGCCCGACGCCGCGCAGCAAGGTGGCGACTTCACCCAACGGAACGGCTCCGGCATTGGGCGTAACCAGGGGGGCGCTTTCGATCGCTTCCGGATCTGATGCTTCCGACCCGCGCATGATGACGCGCATCCGCTCACCTTCGGAAACATATTCGCCCAGATAGAGGCCATCGCCCAGTGCGCGGACGGCGCGTCCGACCTGATCGCGAGTCATACCAAGTTCGGCTATACGCCTGTCATTGGGAGTTAGACGGAGCTCAGGAACAACCACATTCGGATCGGGATTGGGTCTAACCATCCCGCCGGGCAGGGCGGTCTGAATGGCATCTGTTGCAACCAGTGCAGCCTCTCGCAAATTCTCGTCATTTTCGGA
This DNA window, taken from Parasphingorhabdus litoris DSM 22379, encodes the following:
- a CDS encoding efflux RND transporter periplasmic adaptor subunit; translation: MSFALPQMIRDNLRWVLIGGALLLVTLIYFLFFASNAAEGQGGPGQGGPPPAIVTLAKIEKLALTPNFTAPGDIVANRDSVVASEVAGRIQTTLNIGARVRRGTVIAVIDDRTIRLARDQARAEVARLQSDLTYQNRLVGRLQQLLEEEAESEASLDEAISTRDQTRARLAAAKVALETAQVDLARTRIRAPFAGQMVERRIEVGEYATPGREIARIVGREGSEARVRVPIAVAGSLSTGQEVTILADGEQRASRVRTVIETGDEVSRTVEVRAPMGSHNLKMGSAISITVPTGIERDVLTAPRDALVLRDSGIFIYVVNPKDKTAKRVNVQVGEPAGDRVAISGQIAAGDMIVVRGGERLRDGQNVTWDDGKKPKAEPEQSAG
- a CDS encoding efflux transporter outer membrane subunit, which gives rise to MRILPIFLLLSLSACAVRGGPDLDLAAVPTAPDGWASRPDLTLTDANGSQPGNISNGWIKQFGDTDLESAVQEAFANNRNLQAVLARLRASRAAMRVARADLFPRIDLSGTATDAENAATVYDGSLEASWEADIWGRNLALARAGNADARAAAADFAAARQALAASVAQAWYDRSAARISLDLATSDLERRKDTLRITNARFRAGLASRLDVRLAQVAVSNSEDRLETALRTARNAARALEVLIGRYPSGDAAGAERLVMPQPLPDITAPVSVLAGRPDLIAAEARVDAAGLRAVDARHAMFPQLTLRFEATTRSGNFGDLFDPSTYINAISAGLLQPLFRGGELLAEADRQGELAKEALFNYAQSTLTAFQEVEDRLDAEATLERQVASAATAAEEARAAVDLTRSRYINGRSTIFNLLDAQTTAIASETRAIEARRAQIENRINLHLALGDEPLPAGG